The following proteins are encoded in a genomic region of Tigriopus californicus strain San Diego chromosome 6, Tcal_SD_v2.1, whole genome shotgun sequence:
- the LOC131882777 gene encoding trimethylguanosine synthase-like isoform X2: MAVVPAGSVAPASEPQSEYHWECLAEIRLKPTPPPPKRPDQNNDQKEEKEEACLDGHWVQALTCLCSRLEVQHLDGTEPLTLIPTSEVEVEPLAPASSQPAWCPPQDPELEPKSPSPAGVFSDMAGGNQVETKLSSPTDFEAYWLEHGPNLVLAAWQEQYTEYLVTDPVDTEAMPPLSSTEKVVASPSLIADSNSPSIEPDPTSEEDDRQGWQDLWQETWTYVYEREYQRFTPEKSSPHSDPVELPRVDSPTETTSPSQIDLWADVTPAQTNGIGVWLNVIQAMNEQNPEPKSENESVNPNAREDETPAHVSAATPTQTNQHTLFGRQDGNDEDDDEPPDERPVDSSKLKRAHELDLEEKPDFGLEDPVQRARRNLKALGYTFQPDSDQSESTSNSVRYETAAVYFRSKDVVKRSRKIVQCLEKDRTRKENLLTATRDFLNQAQEGQEKSESEELDYQTAEDELPTSIIAVESTETFVPVSKPKPDEQFFDCLGEVPEKSTRRPPRQRKNKARRKVKLKIEALPEEWKAHPELSKYWNQRYRLFARFDEGIQLDYESWFSVTPQKIAEHIAERCRCDLIVDGFCGVGGNAIQFAFTCERVIAVDIDPVKIAMAKINARVYGVEDRIEFICGDFFQVVPQLKAADVVFLSPPWGGPDYLTSEVFDVRTMIPMDGHRVFEVAAQITRNVAYFVPRNVDVDQMLALAGLNNGSGQMEMEQNLLNGKMKTMTAYYGDLVYQE, from the exons ATGGCCGTCGTTCCTGCTGGCTCAGTGGCTCCGGCGTCCGAGCCCCAGAGCGAGTATCATTGGGAATGCTTGGCCGAGATCAGGCTCAAACCCACCCCACCGCCTCCTAAACGCCCCGACCAGAATAATGatcaaaaggaagagaaagaagaggcaTGTCTAGATGGACACTGGGTCCAGGCCTTGACCTGCTTGTGTTCTCGATTAGAAGTTCAGCATCTGGATGGGACCGAGCCCCTGACCCTGATCCCGACCTCGGAAGTAGAGGTCGAGCCACTCGCCCCCGCCTCATCGCAGCCAGCCTGGTGCCCGCCTCAAGACCCAGAATTGGAACCGAAATCACCATCACCAGCCGGC GTTTTCTCGGATATGGCGGGTGGTAACCAGGTTGAGACGAAGCTCTCATCCCCAACGGATTTCGAAGCCTATTGGCTGGAGCATGGCCCCAATTTAGTATTAGCCGCTTGGCAAGAACAATATACGGAATATTTAGTGACGGACCCTGTAGATACTGAGGCCATGCCCCCGCTCTCGTCGACCGAAAAAGTCGTGGCTTCCCCCTCGCTTATCGCTGATTCAAATTCTCCATCCATTGAGCCGGATCCAACCAGTGAGGAGGATGACCGTCAGGGGTGGCAGGATTTGTGGCAAGAAACCTGGACCTACGTTTATGAACGCGAATATCAACGTTTCACCCCGGAGAAATCCTCACCCCACTCCGATCCGGTCGAATTACCTCGGGTAGATTCCCCGACGGAAACGACTTCGCCCTCACAAATTGATCTCTGGGCCGATGTCACGCCCGCTCAGACCAACGGCATTGGTGTCTGGCTCAATGTGATTCAAGCCATGAACGAACAAAACCCCGAACCAAAATCTGAAAACGAATCAG TGAATCCAAATGCTCGAGAGGATGAGACGCCCGCCCATGTTTCGGCCGCCACACCCACCCAGACCAATCAGCACACGCTTTTCGGCAGGCAGGATGGTaacgacgaggatgatgacgaACCTCCCGACGAGCGTCCGGTAGACTCGTCCAAACTGAAACGAGCTCACGAATTAGACTTGGAAGAGAAGCCCgactttggccttgaagatCCCGTTCAACGGGCTCGACGAAACCTTAAGGCTTTGGGCTACACTTTCCAACCAGATTCGGACCAGTCAGAATCTACCTCTAATTCAGTTCGTTACGAAACTGCGGCTGTGTATTTTAG GAGTAAAGACGTTGTGAAGCGGAGCCGTAAAATCGTTCAATGTCTGGAGAAAGATCGCACTCGGAAAGAGAATCTCTTGACCGCCACTAGAGATTTCCTAAATCAGGCTCAAGAAGGTCAAGAAAAGAGCGAATCGGAAGAGCTGGATTATCAAACCGCGGAGGACGAGCTCCCGACATCGATCATCGCCGTCGAATCAACAGAAACCTTCGTGCCGGTCTCGAAACCCAAACCCGACGAGCAGTTCTTCGATTGCCTGGGTGAAGTTCCAGAGAAG AGCACTCGCCGTCCACCCCGACAGAGAAAGAACAAGGCCAGACGCAAGGTCAAGTTAAAGATCGAAGCCTTGCCAGAAGAGTGGAAGGCCCACCCAGAACTGTCCAAGTACTGGAACCAACGCTACCGTTTATTCGCCAGATTCGACGAAGGAATCCAATTGGACTACGAATCTTGGTTCTCAGTGACGCCCCAAAAGATCGCAGAGCACATCGCGGAACGATGCCGCTGCGATCTCATCGTGGATGGGTTCTGTGGCGTGGGAGGCAATGCCATTCAGTTCGCTTTCACGTGTGAACGCGTGATCGCTGTGGATATTGATCCGGTCAAAATCgccatggccaaaatcaaCGCCCGTGTTTACGGTGTAGAAGATCGAATTGAGTTCATCTGCGGAGATTTCTTTCAAGTCGTGCCTCAATTGAAAGCCGCTGATGTGGTCTTCCTGTCTCCTCCTTGGGGTGGTCCCGATTACTTGACGTCCGAGGTTTTCGATGTCCGCACAATGATCCCCATGGACGGACATCGGGTTTTTGAGGTCGCCGCTCAAATCACCCGCAATGTGGCCTACTTTGTGCCCAGAAATGTGGATGTGGACCAGATGTTAGCCTTGGCGGGCCTCAATAACGGCTCTGgccaaatggaaatggaacagaACCTGTTGAACGGGAAAATGAAAACCATGACGGCCTACTACGGCGATCTCGTCTATCAGGAGTAA
- the LOC131882777 gene encoding trimethylguanosine synthase-like isoform X1 produces MAVVPAGSVAPASEPQSEYHWECLAEIRLKPTPPPPKRPDQNNDQKEEKEEACLDGHWVQALTCLCSRLEVQHLDGTEPLTLIPTSEVEVEPLAPASSQPAWCPPQDPELEPKSPSPAGGQVFSDMAGGNQVETKLSSPTDFEAYWLEHGPNLVLAAWQEQYTEYLVTDPVDTEAMPPLSSTEKVVASPSLIADSNSPSIEPDPTSEEDDRQGWQDLWQETWTYVYEREYQRFTPEKSSPHSDPVELPRVDSPTETTSPSQIDLWADVTPAQTNGIGVWLNVIQAMNEQNPEPKSENESVNPNAREDETPAHVSAATPTQTNQHTLFGRQDGNDEDDDEPPDERPVDSSKLKRAHELDLEEKPDFGLEDPVQRARRNLKALGYTFQPDSDQSESTSNSVRYETAAVYFRSKDVVKRSRKIVQCLEKDRTRKENLLTATRDFLNQAQEGQEKSESEELDYQTAEDELPTSIIAVESTETFVPVSKPKPDEQFFDCLGEVPEKSTRRPPRQRKNKARRKVKLKIEALPEEWKAHPELSKYWNQRYRLFARFDEGIQLDYESWFSVTPQKIAEHIAERCRCDLIVDGFCGVGGNAIQFAFTCERVIAVDIDPVKIAMAKINARVYGVEDRIEFICGDFFQVVPQLKAADVVFLSPPWGGPDYLTSEVFDVRTMIPMDGHRVFEVAAQITRNVAYFVPRNVDVDQMLALAGLNNGSGQMEMEQNLLNGKMKTMTAYYGDLVYQE; encoded by the exons ATGGCCGTCGTTCCTGCTGGCTCAGTGGCTCCGGCGTCCGAGCCCCAGAGCGAGTATCATTGGGAATGCTTGGCCGAGATCAGGCTCAAACCCACCCCACCGCCTCCTAAACGCCCCGACCAGAATAATGatcaaaaggaagagaaagaagaggcaTGTCTAGATGGACACTGGGTCCAGGCCTTGACCTGCTTGTGTTCTCGATTAGAAGTTCAGCATCTGGATGGGACCGAGCCCCTGACCCTGATCCCGACCTCGGAAGTAGAGGTCGAGCCACTCGCCCCCGCCTCATCGCAGCCAGCCTGGTGCCCGCCTCAAGACCCAGAATTGGAACCGAAATCACCATCACCAGCCGGC GGACAGGTTTTCTCGGATATGGCGGGTGGTAACCAGGTTGAGACGAAGCTCTCATCCCCAACGGATTTCGAAGCCTATTGGCTGGAGCATGGCCCCAATTTAGTATTAGCCGCTTGGCAAGAACAATATACGGAATATTTAGTGACGGACCCTGTAGATACTGAGGCCATGCCCCCGCTCTCGTCGACCGAAAAAGTCGTGGCTTCCCCCTCGCTTATCGCTGATTCAAATTCTCCATCCATTGAGCCGGATCCAACCAGTGAGGAGGATGACCGTCAGGGGTGGCAGGATTTGTGGCAAGAAACCTGGACCTACGTTTATGAACGCGAATATCAACGTTTCACCCCGGAGAAATCCTCACCCCACTCCGATCCGGTCGAATTACCTCGGGTAGATTCCCCGACGGAAACGACTTCGCCCTCACAAATTGATCTCTGGGCCGATGTCACGCCCGCTCAGACCAACGGCATTGGTGTCTGGCTCAATGTGATTCAAGCCATGAACGAACAAAACCCCGAACCAAAATCTGAAAACGAATCAG TGAATCCAAATGCTCGAGAGGATGAGACGCCCGCCCATGTTTCGGCCGCCACACCCACCCAGACCAATCAGCACACGCTTTTCGGCAGGCAGGATGGTaacgacgaggatgatgacgaACCTCCCGACGAGCGTCCGGTAGACTCGTCCAAACTGAAACGAGCTCACGAATTAGACTTGGAAGAGAAGCCCgactttggccttgaagatCCCGTTCAACGGGCTCGACGAAACCTTAAGGCTTTGGGCTACACTTTCCAACCAGATTCGGACCAGTCAGAATCTACCTCTAATTCAGTTCGTTACGAAACTGCGGCTGTGTATTTTAG GAGTAAAGACGTTGTGAAGCGGAGCCGTAAAATCGTTCAATGTCTGGAGAAAGATCGCACTCGGAAAGAGAATCTCTTGACCGCCACTAGAGATTTCCTAAATCAGGCTCAAGAAGGTCAAGAAAAGAGCGAATCGGAAGAGCTGGATTATCAAACCGCGGAGGACGAGCTCCCGACATCGATCATCGCCGTCGAATCAACAGAAACCTTCGTGCCGGTCTCGAAACCCAAACCCGACGAGCAGTTCTTCGATTGCCTGGGTGAAGTTCCAGAGAAG AGCACTCGCCGTCCACCCCGACAGAGAAAGAACAAGGCCAGACGCAAGGTCAAGTTAAAGATCGAAGCCTTGCCAGAAGAGTGGAAGGCCCACCCAGAACTGTCCAAGTACTGGAACCAACGCTACCGTTTATTCGCCAGATTCGACGAAGGAATCCAATTGGACTACGAATCTTGGTTCTCAGTGACGCCCCAAAAGATCGCAGAGCACATCGCGGAACGATGCCGCTGCGATCTCATCGTGGATGGGTTCTGTGGCGTGGGAGGCAATGCCATTCAGTTCGCTTTCACGTGTGAACGCGTGATCGCTGTGGATATTGATCCGGTCAAAATCgccatggccaaaatcaaCGCCCGTGTTTACGGTGTAGAAGATCGAATTGAGTTCATCTGCGGAGATTTCTTTCAAGTCGTGCCTCAATTGAAAGCCGCTGATGTGGTCTTCCTGTCTCCTCCTTGGGGTGGTCCCGATTACTTGACGTCCGAGGTTTTCGATGTCCGCACAATGATCCCCATGGACGGACATCGGGTTTTTGAGGTCGCCGCTCAAATCACCCGCAATGTGGCCTACTTTGTGCCCAGAAATGTGGATGTGGACCAGATGTTAGCCTTGGCGGGCCTCAATAACGGCTCTGgccaaatggaaatggaacagaACCTGTTGAACGGGAAAATGAAAACCATGACGGCCTACTACGGCGATCTCGTCTATCAGGAGTAA